In Juglans regia cultivar Chandler chromosome 13, Walnut 2.0, whole genome shotgun sequence, the following proteins share a genomic window:
- the LOC108988781 gene encoding probable methyltransferase PMT2 codes for MAMKTNSADGRTRSSIQIFVVVGLCCFFYILGAWQRSGFGKGDGIAMEITKGGADCNIVPNLNFETHHAGEAGSVIESESKLKVFEPCRPRFTDHTPCQEQKRAMTFPRENMIYRERHCPPEHGKLHCLIPAPKGYVTPFPWPKSRDYVPFANAPYKSLTVEKAIQNWIQYEGNVFRFPGGGTQFPQGADKYIDQLASVIPIHNGTVRTALDTGCGVASWGAYLLSRNVIAMSFAPRDSHEAQVQFALERGVPAVIGVLGTIKLPYPSRAFDMAHCSRCLIPWGANDGIYLMEVDRVLRPGGYWVLSGPPINWKNSYKAWQRPKEELQEEQRKIEETAKLLCWEKKYEKGEIAIWRKRLNADSCRGRQDDSRATFCKSVEADDIWYEKMEACITPYPVVSSPDEVAGGELKAFPERLYSVPPRISSGSVPGVSVETYQEDNSKWKKHVKAYKKINKLIDSGRYRNIMDMNAGLGSFAAALESPKLWVMNVVPTIAEKNTLGVIYERGLIGIYHDWCEAFSTYPRTYDLIHAHGILSLYKDKCNVEDILLEMDRILRPEGAVIFRDEVDVLIKVKKIVAGMRWDTKMVDHEDGPLVPEKILVVVKQYWVAGGNSTSTQ; via the exons ATGGCAATGAAGACAAATTCTGCTGACGGTAGGACTAGGAGCTCTATAcaaatttttgttgtagttggTTTGTGCTGTTTTTTCTATATACTCGGTGCATGGCAGAGAAGTGGTTTTGGGAAGGGAGATGGTATAGCTATGGAGATAACTAAAGGTGGGGCAGACTGCAACATAGTcccaaatttaaattttgagacTCACCATGCTGGTGAAGCCGGGAGTGTCATTGAATCTGAATCAAAACTCAAAGTTTTTGAGCCATGCCGTCCTCGTTTCACTGATCACACACCCTGCCAAGAACAGAAGCGCGCCATGACTTTCCCCAGGGAAAATATGATTTACCGAGAAAGACATTGTCCCCCTGAGCACGGGAAGTTACATTGCCTAATACCAGCACCCAAGGGATATGTAACTCCATTTCCCTGGCCAAAGAGTCGTGACTATGTACCCTTTGCAAATGCACCATATAAGAGCTTGACAGTTGAGAAGGCTATTCAGAACTGGATTCAGTATGAGGGAAATGTATTCAGGTTTCCTGGAGGAGGGACACAGTTCCCTCAAGGGGCAGATAAATATATTGATCAGCTTGCCTCTGTAATACCAATTCATAATGGAACGGTTAGAACTGCACTGGACACTGGTTGTGGG GTTGCCAGTTGGGGGGCATACCTTTTGAGTAGGAATGTTATCGCCATGTCATTTGCACCAAGAGACTCACACGAAGCACAGGTTCAATTTGCACTTGAAAGGGGTGTACCTGCTGTTATTGGTGTTTTAGGTACCATAAAGCTACCGTATCCATCTAGGGCCTTTGACATGGCTCACTGTTCTCGTTGCTTAATTCCATGGGGTGCAAATG ATGGAATCTATCTGATGGAAGTTGATCGAGTTCTTAGACCTGGCGGTTACTGGGTCCTTTCAGGTCCTCCAATAAATTGGAAGAATTCCTACAAAGCATGGCAACGTCCCAAGGAGGAACTTCAGGAGGAACAAAGAAAGATTGAAGAAACTGCCAAACTACTTTGCTGGGAAAAGAAGTATGAGAAGGGTGAAATTGCCATTTGGAGAAAGAGGTTAAATGCTGATTCATGTCGTGGCAGACAAGATGATTCACGGGCTACTTTTTGCAAATCTGTTGAAGCAGATGATATCTG GTATGAGAAAATGGAGGCATGCATAACTCCATACCCTGTCGTCAGTAGTCCAGATGAAGTTGCTGGTGGGGAATTGAAGGCCTTTCCAGAAAGGCTTTATTCTGTTCCTCCTAGAATTTCTAGTGGATCTGTTCCTGGAGTTTCTGTTGAGACATACCAGGAGGACAACAGTAAATGGAAGAAGCATGTGAAAGCTTATAAGAAGATCAATAAACTCATTGACTCTGGAAGGTATCGCAACATCATGGACATGAATGCTGGTTTAGGAAGTTTTGCGGCTGCACTTGAATCTCCCAAATTGTGGGTCATGAATGTTGTGCCCACTATAGCTGAGAAAAATACATTGGGTGTCATTTATGAGCGAGGATTGATTGGCATCTATCATGACTG GTGTGAAGCTTTCAGCACATACCCTAGGACATATGACCTAATTCATGCTCATGGTATTTTGAGTTTGTACAAAGACAA ATGCAATGTGGAGGACATTCTCCTGGAGATGGACAGGATTTTGCGACCTGAAGGTGCAGTCATATTCCGTGATGAGGTCGATGTGCTAATCAAGGTGAAGAAGATAGTCGCAGGGATGAGGTGGGACACCAAAATGGTGGACCATGAGGATGGTCCCCTTGTTCCTGAGAAGATATTGGTTGTTGTGAAGCAATACTGGGTTGCAGGTGGAAACTCAACATCCACCCAGTGA